CCGCGAAGGCGCCCACGACCTGCGCCGCGATATACGCAGGCGCGTCACGCCATGGAAATCCGCCGCGCCAGGCATCGGCGAGCGTCACCGCCGGGTTGAAGTGCGCGCCCGAGATCGGCCCGAACGCCAGGATCAGGGCGATGAGGGCCGCGCCGGTCGCGATCGTGTTCGCCAGCAGGGCGAGGGCCTGCTGGCCGGCGGCGAGGCGGCTGCCCATGATGCCGGAACCGACCACCGCTGCTATTGACCTTTGCGTAAGTAATGGAAACACTACTGCCATGGCGCGGACGGAAGATCCGAGGCAAGCACGAATGAGCGGAGTTTCTCAGGAGAGCGCCGGACTCGGCGGGCACTGCCGTGCAGGTTGAGGCGAATGTCCTGTTTGCCGCGCAGGATACTGTTGCCCGTGTGCCGCTTAAAGTCGTTCCAGACCTGTTCCGCCGGATTGAGTTCCGGGGCGTAGGTCGGGAAGCGTTCGAGGTAAAGCCTGGGATAGGCATCCTGAACTGCCCTGATGTGCGGTCCCTTATGAATCGTGCCCCCATCCCAAATGAGGATGACATGCCCGCGCAGATGCTTGAGCAGCAGTCGGAGAAACTTCGCCACCTGCGGGGCCTTGAAATTATCCTGTCGACACTGCACGTATAGACCCATTCGGGCGCGCTTGGATGCCACGGTAATCGCCGCGATCGCGGAGATGCGATCATGCCGATAGTTGTAGCGGACGATCGGCGTGCAACCCTGCGGGCCCCACGTTCGACGGCGTGTCGGAATGAGCATGAAGCCGCTTTCATCGAGGAACGCGATGTGGGCGCCACGTCGTCGGGCTTTTTTTTATCGCGGGCCACGTGTGCCGCTTCCAATGGGCGATGGCCTCCTCGTCGCGCTGGATTGCGCGGCGTTCCGGTACCTGGCAGCTCCAGCCGCAGGACTGCAGCACGCGCCAGAGGTGGCTCGGATGATACTGAACGCCGAACTCCTTGCGGATCAGAGACGCGATCCGCTTCAGAGTCCAAAGCTCGTTGGGGTAGCCGCAGGCCATGGCGCCTCGAAGAAGGAGCCGCAGGAGTCGCCCCTGCTGACGCGCGCTCAGCTTTTTGGGCCGCCCTGGGACGGGCTTTGATGCCAACGCCGCGTCTCCGTGTTTCCTCCAGTCCTGAACCCATCGGTGGACCGACGAGACCGATGAGCGAATGTTCCTGGCGATCTCGCTCAATCCCAATCCCTGTTTCAACAACTCGATGGCGCGACGGCGCCGCTTCTCCAACGATACCGCCGATCCATGGGGTCTCATGCCCCATAGTGTCACACCTTTCCATTACTTACGCAAAGATCAATAAGAGCAGGGCCGTGCCGACCGCTTCCGCGACCGCCCGTCGGCCGAGATCGGGCCGGTGACGTGGCGGCCCGCTCACCCCGCGATGGGCTTATGGGCGCGGACGAAGGCGCTCATGAACTTGCCGTCAACCTGTGGCGCGATGGCGTCGGCGTCGATCCCCGATCCGGCAAGGAAGTCGCGCGCGTCCTCCACGCGATAGACGCGGGTCGGCTCGACGTCCACGCCCGCGAAGCCCGCCTTGGCGAGCTTGTCGCGGTACTCCTGCTCCTCGAGCGCGCCGGCGACGCAGCCGATCCACAGCTCGACGCTGCGCCGGATGGCGGCCGGCACCTCCCCACGCACCACGACGTCGGAGACCGCGAAGCGGCCGCCCGGCTTGAGCACGCGGAAGGCTTCCGCCAGGACGCGGTCCTTGTCGGCCGAGAGGTTGATCAC
This genomic stretch from Candidatus Methylomirabilota bacterium harbors:
- a CDS encoding aquaporin yields the protein MAVVFPLLTQRSIAAVVGSGIMGSRLAAGQQALALLANTIATGAALIALILAFGPISGAHFNPAVTLADAWRGGFPWRDAPAYIAAQVVGAFA